A single region of the Anguilla rostrata isolate EN2019 chromosome 11, ASM1855537v3, whole genome shotgun sequence genome encodes:
- the hoxc13a gene encoding homeobox protein Hox-C13a: MTTSLVLHSRWADTLMYMYEKSPNENNQNKTQAMEGLSGNCPAAHCRDLISHPALGRHSGSITTHQGSVYSDISSSDAGRQCPAPQTSSSTSLGYGYPFGSPYYGCRLSHSHNVNLQQKPCSYHPAEKYAEPSSALPTEELSSRAKEFAFYPSFASSYQAVPGYLDVSVVPSISAHPEPRHDALIPMEGYQHWALSNGWDGQVYCSKEQTQSAHLWKSPFPDVVPLQPEVSSYRRGRKKRVPYTKVQLKELEKEYAASKFITKDKRRRISAATNLSERQVTIWFQNRRVKEKKFVSKSKTSAHMHTT, from the exons ATGACGACTTCGTTGGTCCTGCATTCACGCTGGGCGGACACCTTGATGTACATGTATGAAAAAAGCCCGAATGAAAACAATCAGAATAAAACTCAAGCCATGGAGGGACTGAGCGGGAACTGCCCCGCTGCCCACTGCAGGGACCTTATCTCACACCCAGCGCTGGGGCGGCATTCTGGCAGCATAACTACACACCAGGGTTCCGTGTACTCGGATATATCCTCCTCGGACGCCGGTCGACAGTGCCCTGCTCCCCAGACATCTTCAAGCACTTCTCTGGGCTACGGCTATCCGTTTGGAAGCCCCTATTATGGGTGCAGGTTGTCTCACTCGCACAACGTAAACTTGCAGCAGAAGCCCTGTTCTTACCACCCAGCAGAAAAATACGCCGAGCCCAGCAGCGCGTTGCCCACAGAAGAACTCTCCAGCAGGGCGAAAGAGTTTGCCTTCTACCCCAGTTTCGCCAGTTCTTACCAGGCTGTCCCGGGTTATCTAGACGTGTCGGTCGTTCCAAGTATTAGCGCACACCCAGAACCACGGCACGACGCCTTGATTCCAATGGAAGGCTACCAGCACTGGGCTCTTTCTAATGGCTGGGATGGGCAGGTGTACTGCTCGAAGGAGCAAACACAGTCAGCTCATCTCTGGAAGTCGCCATTCCCAG ATGTAGTTCCTCTACAGCCTGAAGTCAGCAGTTACCGCCGCGGCCGGAAGAAGCGAGTCCCGTACACTAAGGTTCAGCTGAAGGAGCTGGAAAAAGAGTACGCTGCCAGCAAGTTCATCACCAAAGACAAGCGAAGACGCATCTCCGCCGCAACCAACCTCTCGGAGCGCCAGGTCACCATCTGGTTCCAGAACCGGCGTGTGAAGGAGAAGAAATTCGTCAGCAAATCCAAGACCAGtgcccacatgcacacaacctGA